In one Culex quinquefasciatus strain JHB chromosome 2, VPISU_Cqui_1.0_pri_paternal, whole genome shotgun sequence genomic region, the following are encoded:
- the LOC6052086 gene encoding spidroin-1 isoform X1, translating into MAFGRLSAWRFEFVVGSAGELQRMKAFRLGLVLAVLCAVAHANDDETILCPEGECVKLHLCLDGEINDDGTNLIDIRFNPDDPCEHYLLKCCKVPKDENEGHGNGDSSTDIVIPPPSGTGNVINGGGPTSGNLVNGDGQHAQEPKLPGGDDSHGSGSNAGSQGPNGGSGGSGSHGTGGNGHGHGGGGGYGGGDKGHGSGANQGGKDPQGTGTGGQGTDGGSNQGTGGSKVPSGTETGQGSNVGGQGGTGSLGGQGGNTAPGAGSNVGGQGGTGAQGGNTAPGAGSNAGGSGPDQGSGGSKVPSGANPGQGVSGQGTESSANAGAGTSQGGPQGTGTNQGDGGQGGPGYPGSSVGTGGSKIPPGSGAGTNQGPGVGGSGSTGANGDGNKGPGSAGGNQGHGTDGQGSNTGTGGSGSHGPNAGPNQGQGGQGGYGNQGTGNQGGSGSQPGSGGSYGGGAKVPGGVGTTGSTGATTESNFATELVDATVSQGGTKQEKDQMKEEPHKHHKGDGCGHEKHYDQKHSQNNKTNPIGGHGKDTTPSPAPEKSGCGHRNADGVGFRITGNSDGESEYGEFPWMVAILKEEKALDQVINVYQCGGSLIHPQVVLTAAHCVQNKKAPEIKIRLGEWDTQTTNEIYDHQDRNVVEIVYHKQFNKGSLYNDVALLFLDKPAELIDTINTVCLPPQNYNFDLNRCFASGWGKDVFGKDGKYQVILKKIELPVMPFNDCQSALRTTRLGKRFNLNKSFMCAGGEAGKDTCKGDGGSPLVCPIPGTVNRFYQAGIVAWGIGCGETGIPGVYASVAQFRDWIDEHLTQRSISHDYYIYV; encoded by the exons ATGGCATTTGGGCGATTATCAGCTTGGAGGTTTGAATTTGTAGTGG GTAGCGCGGGCGAACTACAAAGAATGAAGGCGTTCCGGCTGGGTCTGGTCCTGGCCGTTTTATGTGCCGTGGCACATGCCAACGATGATGAAACGATT CTCTGTCCAGAAGGAGAATGCGTTAAGCTGCATCTTTGCTTGGATGGTGAAATAAACGACGATGGAACCAACCTGATCGATATTCG GTTCAACCCGGACGATCCGTGCGAGCATTACCTCTTAAAGTGCTGCAAGGTTCCAAAGGACGAAAACGAAGGCCATGGCAATGGCGACAGCAGTACCGACATAGTTATCCCGCCACCTTCGGGCACAGGCAACGTGATCAACGGTGGAGGTCCTACCTCTGGAAACCTGGTGAATGGAGATGGACAGCATGCGCAGGAGCCGAAGCTTCCCGGTGGTGATGACTCCCACGGCAGTGGAAGTAACGCGGGATCACAAGGACCGAACGGTGGTTCGGGAGGTTCGGGAAGTCACGGAACCGGAGGTAATGGACATGggcatggtggtggtggtggataCGGTGGTGGAGACAAGGGACACGGCAGTGGAGCTAATCAGGGTGGAAAAGATCCTCAAGGTACGGGCACTGGAGGTCAGGGAACTGATGGTGGTTCGAACCAAGGTACTGGTGGAAGCAAGGTTCCTTCGGGTACCGAAACTGGTCAGGGATCGAACGTCGGAGGTCAAGGAGGCACTGGATCTCTGGGTGGACAGGGTGGCAACACTGCTCCCGGAGCTGGATCGAATGTAGGCGGACAAGGCGGTACCGGTGCTCAGGGTGGCAACACTGCTCCCGGTGCAGGATCGAATGCAGGAGGATCTGGACCGGACCAAGGATCGGGAGGAAGCAAGGTTCCTTCTGGAGCTAACCCAGGACAAGGTGTTAGCGGGCAGGGTACCGAATCGAGCGCGAATGCAGGTGCGGGAACCAGCCAGGGAGGTCCCCAAGGTACCGGAACAAACCAAGGAGATGGAGGTCAGGGAGGTCCTGGATATCCGGGATCTAGTGTAGGAACCGGTGGTAGCAAAATTCCTCCAGGTAGTGGTGCTGGAACCAATCAAGGACCAGGTGTTGGAGGTTCGGGAAGTACCGGGGCTAATGGCGATGGTAACAAAGGCCCTGGCTCAGCTGGTGGAAATCAGGGACATGGTACTGACGGTCAGGGAAGCAACACTGGAACGGGAGGTTCTGGCTCTCATGGTCCAAATGCTGGACCAAATCAGGGTCAAGGAGGTCAGGGAGGTTACGGCAATCAAGGAACCGGCAACCAAGGAGGTTCCGGCTCTCAGCCGGGTTCTGGTGGATCTTACGGTGGTGGTGCTAAGGTTCCTGGAG GAGTTGGTACAACGGGATCAACTGGTGCCACAACTGAGTCGAATTTCGCAACAGAGCTTGTCGATGCTACTGTTTCGCAAGGGGGAACTAAACAAGAAAAGGATCAAATGAAAGAAGAGCCGCACAAGCATCACAAGGGTGATGGATGTGGTCACGAGAAACATTACGATCAAAAGCATTcccaaaataataaaactaatcCAATTGGCGGTCATG GTAAGGACACTACTCCCAGTCCTGCACCGGAAAAGTCCGGCTGTGGTCACCGTAACGCCGACGGTGTTGGATTCCGCATCACCGGTAACAGCGACGGTGAGTCCGAGTACGGTGAGTTCCCTTGGATGGTGGCAATTCTGAAGGAGGAGAAGGCGCTGGACCAGGTCATCAACGTGTATCAGTGCGGCGGTTCGCTGATCCATCCCCAGGTGGTGCTGACCGCGGCGCATTGCGTCCAAAACAAGAAAGCCCCGGAGATTAAGATTCGACTTGGTGAGTGGGACACGCAAACCACCAACGAAATTTACGACCATCAGGATCGCAACGTCGTCGAGATCGTCTACCACAAGCAGTTCAACAAGGGCAGCCTGTACAACGATGTGGCCCTGCTCTTTCTGGACAAACCAGCCGAACTGATCGACACCATCAACACGGTCTGCCTTCCGCCCCAGAACTACAACTTTGACCTTAACCGTTGCTTCGCGTCCGGCTGGGGTAAGGACGTATTTGGCAAAGATGGCAAGTACCAGGTCATCCTGAAGAAGATCGAACTGCCCGTCATGCCGTTCAACGACTGCCAATCGGCGCTGCGGACCACCAGGCTGGGCAAGCGATTCAACTTGAACAAGAGCTTCATGTGTGCTGGCGGTGAGGCTGGTAAGGACACCTGCAAGGGTGACGGTGGATCGCCGCTGGTTTGCCCCATCCCCGGAACGGTGAACCGCTTCTATCAGGCTGGAATCGTCGCGTGGGGTATTGGTTGTGGTGAAACGGGCATTCCCGGAGTGTACGCCAGTGTGGCGCAGTTCCGCGATTGGATCGATGAGCATTTGACTCAGCGAAGCATTTCGCATGATTACTACATTTATGTGTAA
- the LOC6052086 gene encoding spidroin-1 isoform X2, with protein sequence MKAFRLGLVLAVLCAVAHANDDETILCPEGECVKLHLCLDGEINDDGTNLIDIRFNPDDPCEHYLLKCCKVPKDENEGHGNGDSSTDIVIPPPSGTGNVINGGGPTSGNLVNGDGQHAQEPKLPGGDDSHGSGSNAGSQGPNGGSGGSGSHGTGGNGHGHGGGGGYGGGDKGHGSGANQGGKDPQGTGTGGQGTDGGSNQGTGGSKVPSGTETGQGSNVGGQGGTGSLGGQGGNTAPGAGSNVGGQGGTGAQGGNTAPGAGSNAGGSGPDQGSGGSKVPSGANPGQGVSGQGTESSANAGAGTSQGGPQGTGTNQGDGGQGGPGYPGSSVGTGGSKIPPGSGAGTNQGPGVGGSGSTGANGDGNKGPGSAGGNQGHGTDGQGSNTGTGGSGSHGPNAGPNQGQGGQGGYGNQGTGNQGGSGSQPGSGGSYGGGAKVPGGVGTTGSTGATTESNFATELVDATVSQGGTKQEKDQMKEEPHKHHKGDGCGHEKHYDQKHSQNNKTNPIGGHGKDTTPSPAPEKSGCGHRNADGVGFRITGNSDGESEYGEFPWMVAILKEEKALDQVINVYQCGGSLIHPQVVLTAAHCVQNKKAPEIKIRLGEWDTQTTNEIYDHQDRNVVEIVYHKQFNKGSLYNDVALLFLDKPAELIDTINTVCLPPQNYNFDLNRCFASGWGKDVFGKDGKYQVILKKIELPVMPFNDCQSALRTTRLGKRFNLNKSFMCAGGEAGKDTCKGDGGSPLVCPIPGTVNRFYQAGIVAWGIGCGETGIPGVYASVAQFRDWIDEHLTQRSISHDYYIYV encoded by the exons ATGAAGGCGTTCCGGCTGGGTCTGGTCCTGGCCGTTTTATGTGCCGTGGCACATGCCAACGATGATGAAACGATT CTCTGTCCAGAAGGAGAATGCGTTAAGCTGCATCTTTGCTTGGATGGTGAAATAAACGACGATGGAACCAACCTGATCGATATTCG GTTCAACCCGGACGATCCGTGCGAGCATTACCTCTTAAAGTGCTGCAAGGTTCCAAAGGACGAAAACGAAGGCCATGGCAATGGCGACAGCAGTACCGACATAGTTATCCCGCCACCTTCGGGCACAGGCAACGTGATCAACGGTGGAGGTCCTACCTCTGGAAACCTGGTGAATGGAGATGGACAGCATGCGCAGGAGCCGAAGCTTCCCGGTGGTGATGACTCCCACGGCAGTGGAAGTAACGCGGGATCACAAGGACCGAACGGTGGTTCGGGAGGTTCGGGAAGTCACGGAACCGGAGGTAATGGACATGggcatggtggtggtggtggataCGGTGGTGGAGACAAGGGACACGGCAGTGGAGCTAATCAGGGTGGAAAAGATCCTCAAGGTACGGGCACTGGAGGTCAGGGAACTGATGGTGGTTCGAACCAAGGTACTGGTGGAAGCAAGGTTCCTTCGGGTACCGAAACTGGTCAGGGATCGAACGTCGGAGGTCAAGGAGGCACTGGATCTCTGGGTGGACAGGGTGGCAACACTGCTCCCGGAGCTGGATCGAATGTAGGCGGACAAGGCGGTACCGGTGCTCAGGGTGGCAACACTGCTCCCGGTGCAGGATCGAATGCAGGAGGATCTGGACCGGACCAAGGATCGGGAGGAAGCAAGGTTCCTTCTGGAGCTAACCCAGGACAAGGTGTTAGCGGGCAGGGTACCGAATCGAGCGCGAATGCAGGTGCGGGAACCAGCCAGGGAGGTCCCCAAGGTACCGGAACAAACCAAGGAGATGGAGGTCAGGGAGGTCCTGGATATCCGGGATCTAGTGTAGGAACCGGTGGTAGCAAAATTCCTCCAGGTAGTGGTGCTGGAACCAATCAAGGACCAGGTGTTGGAGGTTCGGGAAGTACCGGGGCTAATGGCGATGGTAACAAAGGCCCTGGCTCAGCTGGTGGAAATCAGGGACATGGTACTGACGGTCAGGGAAGCAACACTGGAACGGGAGGTTCTGGCTCTCATGGTCCAAATGCTGGACCAAATCAGGGTCAAGGAGGTCAGGGAGGTTACGGCAATCAAGGAACCGGCAACCAAGGAGGTTCCGGCTCTCAGCCGGGTTCTGGTGGATCTTACGGTGGTGGTGCTAAGGTTCCTGGAG GAGTTGGTACAACGGGATCAACTGGTGCCACAACTGAGTCGAATTTCGCAACAGAGCTTGTCGATGCTACTGTTTCGCAAGGGGGAACTAAACAAGAAAAGGATCAAATGAAAGAAGAGCCGCACAAGCATCACAAGGGTGATGGATGTGGTCACGAGAAACATTACGATCAAAAGCATTcccaaaataataaaactaatcCAATTGGCGGTCATG GTAAGGACACTACTCCCAGTCCTGCACCGGAAAAGTCCGGCTGTGGTCACCGTAACGCCGACGGTGTTGGATTCCGCATCACCGGTAACAGCGACGGTGAGTCCGAGTACGGTGAGTTCCCTTGGATGGTGGCAATTCTGAAGGAGGAGAAGGCGCTGGACCAGGTCATCAACGTGTATCAGTGCGGCGGTTCGCTGATCCATCCCCAGGTGGTGCTGACCGCGGCGCATTGCGTCCAAAACAAGAAAGCCCCGGAGATTAAGATTCGACTTGGTGAGTGGGACACGCAAACCACCAACGAAATTTACGACCATCAGGATCGCAACGTCGTCGAGATCGTCTACCACAAGCAGTTCAACAAGGGCAGCCTGTACAACGATGTGGCCCTGCTCTTTCTGGACAAACCAGCCGAACTGATCGACACCATCAACACGGTCTGCCTTCCGCCCCAGAACTACAACTTTGACCTTAACCGTTGCTTCGCGTCCGGCTGGGGTAAGGACGTATTTGGCAAAGATGGCAAGTACCAGGTCATCCTGAAGAAGATCGAACTGCCCGTCATGCCGTTCAACGACTGCCAATCGGCGCTGCGGACCACCAGGCTGGGCAAGCGATTCAACTTGAACAAGAGCTTCATGTGTGCTGGCGGTGAGGCTGGTAAGGACACCTGCAAGGGTGACGGTGGATCGCCGCTGGTTTGCCCCATCCCCGGAACGGTGAACCGCTTCTATCAGGCTGGAATCGTCGCGTGGGGTATTGGTTGTGGTGAAACGGGCATTCCCGGAGTGTACGCCAGTGTGGCGCAGTTCCGCGATTGGATCGATGAGCATTTGACTCAGCGAAGCATTTCGCATGATTACTACATTTATGTGTAA
- the LOC6052086 gene encoding glycine-rich cell wall structural protein 1.8 isoform X3: MAFGRLSAWRFEFVVGSAGELQRMKAFRLGLVLAVLCAVAHANDDETILCPEGECVKLHLCLDGEINDDGTNLIDIRFNPDDPCEHYLLKCCKVPKDENEGHGNGDSSTDIVIPPPSGTGNVINGGGPTSGNLVNGDGQHAQEPKLPGGDDSHGSGSNAGSQGPNGGSGGSGSHGTGGNGHGHGGGGGYGGGDKGHGSGANQGGKDPQGTGTGGQGTDGGSNQGTGGSKVPSGTETGQGSNVGGQGGTGSLGGQGGNTAPGAGSNVGGQGGTGAQGGNTAPGAGSNAGGSGPDQGSGGSKVPSGANPGQGVSGQGTESSANAGAGTSQGGPQGTGTNQGDGGQGGPGYPGSSVGTGGSKIPPGSGAGTNQGPGVGGSGSTGANGDGNKGPGSAGGNQGHGTDGQGSNTGTGGSGSHGPNAGPNQGQGGQGGYGNQGTGNQGGSGSQPGSGGSYGGGAKVPGGKDTTPSPAPEKSGCGHRNADGVGFRITGNSDGESEYGEFPWMVAILKEEKALDQVINVYQCGGSLIHPQVVLTAAHCVQNKKAPEIKIRLGEWDTQTTNEIYDHQDRNVVEIVYHKQFNKGSLYNDVALLFLDKPAELIDTINTVCLPPQNYNFDLNRCFASGWGKDVFGKDGKYQVILKKIELPVMPFNDCQSALRTTRLGKRFNLNKSFMCAGGEAGKDTCKGDGGSPLVCPIPGTVNRFYQAGIVAWGIGCGETGIPGVYASVAQFRDWIDEHLTQRSISHDYYIYV, from the exons ATGGCATTTGGGCGATTATCAGCTTGGAGGTTTGAATTTGTAGTGG GTAGCGCGGGCGAACTACAAAGAATGAAGGCGTTCCGGCTGGGTCTGGTCCTGGCCGTTTTATGTGCCGTGGCACATGCCAACGATGATGAAACGATT CTCTGTCCAGAAGGAGAATGCGTTAAGCTGCATCTTTGCTTGGATGGTGAAATAAACGACGATGGAACCAACCTGATCGATATTCG GTTCAACCCGGACGATCCGTGCGAGCATTACCTCTTAAAGTGCTGCAAGGTTCCAAAGGACGAAAACGAAGGCCATGGCAATGGCGACAGCAGTACCGACATAGTTATCCCGCCACCTTCGGGCACAGGCAACGTGATCAACGGTGGAGGTCCTACCTCTGGAAACCTGGTGAATGGAGATGGACAGCATGCGCAGGAGCCGAAGCTTCCCGGTGGTGATGACTCCCACGGCAGTGGAAGTAACGCGGGATCACAAGGACCGAACGGTGGTTCGGGAGGTTCGGGAAGTCACGGAACCGGAGGTAATGGACATGggcatggtggtggtggtggataCGGTGGTGGAGACAAGGGACACGGCAGTGGAGCTAATCAGGGTGGAAAAGATCCTCAAGGTACGGGCACTGGAGGTCAGGGAACTGATGGTGGTTCGAACCAAGGTACTGGTGGAAGCAAGGTTCCTTCGGGTACCGAAACTGGTCAGGGATCGAACGTCGGAGGTCAAGGAGGCACTGGATCTCTGGGTGGACAGGGTGGCAACACTGCTCCCGGAGCTGGATCGAATGTAGGCGGACAAGGCGGTACCGGTGCTCAGGGTGGCAACACTGCTCCCGGTGCAGGATCGAATGCAGGAGGATCTGGACCGGACCAAGGATCGGGAGGAAGCAAGGTTCCTTCTGGAGCTAACCCAGGACAAGGTGTTAGCGGGCAGGGTACCGAATCGAGCGCGAATGCAGGTGCGGGAACCAGCCAGGGAGGTCCCCAAGGTACCGGAACAAACCAAGGAGATGGAGGTCAGGGAGGTCCTGGATATCCGGGATCTAGTGTAGGAACCGGTGGTAGCAAAATTCCTCCAGGTAGTGGTGCTGGAACCAATCAAGGACCAGGTGTTGGAGGTTCGGGAAGTACCGGGGCTAATGGCGATGGTAACAAAGGCCCTGGCTCAGCTGGTGGAAATCAGGGACATGGTACTGACGGTCAGGGAAGCAACACTGGAACGGGAGGTTCTGGCTCTCATGGTCCAAATGCTGGACCAAATCAGGGTCAAGGAGGTCAGGGAGGTTACGGCAATCAAGGAACCGGCAACCAAGGAGGTTCCGGCTCTCAGCCGGGTTCTGGTGGATCTTACGGTGGTGGTGCTAAGGTTCCTGGAG GTAAGGACACTACTCCCAGTCCTGCACCGGAAAAGTCCGGCTGTGGTCACCGTAACGCCGACGGTGTTGGATTCCGCATCACCGGTAACAGCGACGGTGAGTCCGAGTACGGTGAGTTCCCTTGGATGGTGGCAATTCTGAAGGAGGAGAAGGCGCTGGACCAGGTCATCAACGTGTATCAGTGCGGCGGTTCGCTGATCCATCCCCAGGTGGTGCTGACCGCGGCGCATTGCGTCCAAAACAAGAAAGCCCCGGAGATTAAGATTCGACTTGGTGAGTGGGACACGCAAACCACCAACGAAATTTACGACCATCAGGATCGCAACGTCGTCGAGATCGTCTACCACAAGCAGTTCAACAAGGGCAGCCTGTACAACGATGTGGCCCTGCTCTTTCTGGACAAACCAGCCGAACTGATCGACACCATCAACACGGTCTGCCTTCCGCCCCAGAACTACAACTTTGACCTTAACCGTTGCTTCGCGTCCGGCTGGGGTAAGGACGTATTTGGCAAAGATGGCAAGTACCAGGTCATCCTGAAGAAGATCGAACTGCCCGTCATGCCGTTCAACGACTGCCAATCGGCGCTGCGGACCACCAGGCTGGGCAAGCGATTCAACTTGAACAAGAGCTTCATGTGTGCTGGCGGTGAGGCTGGTAAGGACACCTGCAAGGGTGACGGTGGATCGCCGCTGGTTTGCCCCATCCCCGGAACGGTGAACCGCTTCTATCAGGCTGGAATCGTCGCGTGGGGTATTGGTTGTGGTGAAACGGGCATTCCCGGAGTGTACGCCAGTGTGGCGCAGTTCCGCGATTGGATCGATGAGCATTTGACTCAGCGAAGCATTTCGCATGATTACTACATTTATGTGTAA